The DNA window TAGCGCAAATGAGAATTATTATTGATAATATATTCATCGAAACAAACAAGATGAGTAATTATCATGAAAAAGACACTAACTTTCGCAGCCTTGCATTTTACTATCGCTTTTAGTGTCGCTTACCTGCTTACTGGCGACATTCTAATTGGTAGTTTAATTGCCATGATCGAACCTTCAGTAAATACGGTCGCTTTCTACTTTCATGAAAAAGCATGGGCAAACATTCCAGCGCTTAAAGCTCGCCAGACCATGACCAAGCTAAAAACAGCAAGCTTCGCAACCGTTCATTTTAGCGTTGCTTTCACTGTGGTTTATCTACTCACTGGTGACGCATTTATCGGTGGTGTAATGGCGATGCTTGAGCCAAGTCTGAACACTGTCGCTTACTACTTCCACGAGAAAGTTTGGTTACGTAAGTCAGCAAACCAAATGTCAGTACCTCATTTTGGATTGCATCGACACGCCTAATCACCATATATTGAGCCCTTATCGGGCTCATTTTTGTAGGCAAAGCATGGAACAAATAGCACACTTCACTCTCCGCTCTCTCACACCAAAAGATAACCCAAACATAGCAAGCGTCATTCGTCAGGTCTCAGCAGAGTATGGACTCACCGCTGACAAAGGCTATGGCGTGGCAGACCCAACGCTTGATGACATGTATTCTGTCTACAACCAACAAGGCGCAGCGTATTGGGTGATTGAGCACAATGGTGTGATCGTTGGTGGTGGAGGTTTTGCGCCACTGGCAGGAGAACCTAACATGTGCGAGCTGCAAAAGATGTACTTCTTGCCACAAACTCGTGGACACGGGCTGGCCAAACGTATTGTGGCTCTGAGTCTGCAATTAGCAAAGCAACTTGGTTATCAGAAGTGTTATTTGGAAACCACCGAGTGCTTAAAAGAAGCAATTGGTTTGTATGAGAAGTTAGGTTTTGAGCATCTAGATGCCCCGCTTGGACAAACAGGGCATGATGCGTGTGAAGTGGTAATGCTCAAATCGCTGTGAAGATAGTTTTAAATGACCAGATGGGTAACACAGAGCTCTTGGCTTAATGCAACTGAAAAGTTTTGACTTTGCCCGTCTAACTCAACCGACAACTGATACAGATCGCGAGGATCAGGATTACTAACATCCGCATATTTTGGCGCATCAATCTGAAACAACGCACTGGCATGATCCGCACGAACATCAATTGGAATATGGTAAGTCATGCCGTTGAATTTAACCTTTGCTGCAACCAGACCAGGAGCAAATGTCTGATAGTAAAAATCAACTTTAAACTCACAACCGCCACCGTGATGCCAGATCTGTTCTGTAGCGACTCTGTCTAAACGGACATTACGAATAAACTGCAGGTAAGGCACCTGCCACACGCCCATCCGTTCATCACTTTTCTTGTACTCTTGATTGTTAAGAGTACACAGATCTGGCTGATGTTCCTCAAGAAGTAAATCCTCTTCTTCCTCCAGGAACAATATCTCGAAACGGTTACGCCCCATCTGCATAAAGGGACGAATATCTTTTTTATATACGTTCTGGGTCCCATCACAGTCAAACAGTGCTACACCGTTCAAGCGCACTTCAGCATGATAGTCCACGCCGCCTAGTACTATTTCTACAGCAGGAAATGCCAGCATGGACTCATCCACTTCAATATCGTGCATCAGATGCCACTCTTGCTGACAAATAGCCTCTTCCGTCAGCTCATCCGGCAGGGCCTGACTTAAAGGAGCAGGAAAAGTGATGTCATCTTGAGGGATGGAGAGATCCGTCAGTGGAGAGACTTGCCATAAACCGGCGAGTGATTGTTGCATATGAACCTTGAGCTAGATCAACTTTCCAGCATTATAGGGAAAGAGCTTTGATAAACTCAACGTTAATTACTGGCTAAGCACCTGGTTATCATTTTCAGGACACAAAAAAACCAGCGATACACGCTGGCTTTCTCAGAAATTCATCGATTACTCTTCGTCTTCATCTTCGTCAGGGTAAAGCGCGTCTTCGCCTTCGTAATAGGTACCCCAACCGTCATAGATGATGTCATACTTTTCAGCAAGGTGAACCAGCTTTTCAACCTGAGCATCAATCGCTTCAGCATCTAGCGCAGACTCCATGGTCGCATCACAGCAAAGTAGCTTATTGCCGTCTTCATCTTCGGTTTCTTCTGCTTCAAGTACTTCAAAGCCCATCTTAAATGCTTCAACTACCGCTTTTTCCAGCGTAGCAAAATCTTCAGCAAACAGGTGGTGCTCAATTTCATACAATGAATCCGGATCGCTGCCATCCTCTAACAATGCTGCGATGATATCGCGAGTATCTTCTTTTTGAATCTCAATTAATTCTTCTACTGACAGATATTCATCTTCGTGAGACATGTTTGGGCTCCAGATTAGTTACTTGATGGAAACGCGATACCCTGATTAACCGGGTATTCTGATCCGGTGAAATATGGCATGGATTGAGACGAAAAGCCACTAACAAACACCAAACCGTAGAGATTGTTGTCAATTATTCCTTTATAAATATTAAAGCTTCCTCACAAGGTCACAAAAAATTAACAACAAATGGGCTTTTGTAATATTCAGAAGATCCTAATTCGCTCGACGGGCAAGCAATCCGGCTTTCAATGCGTGATTATGACCATTTATTGAATACAGCAACCGCTGCTCTAACTTCACCAGCGAATAAAGCCAAGCAAAAAAATGCATATTTCGGAATGAATATGCACAATTTATGCACTAAGCATGTAATTTGATTAATCCTGCGTGGATCGAATAAAAACGCACTTTACCCAAAAGCACAAAAATAGAATAAAAAACCAATATTTACATAAAATACAAGAACAGATGAAATTTTAATTTAAAATAAAACAATTAACAAAATATTATCAAAGTTAACCAATTTGCATCTTAATCATAAGATTGTCATAAATAGCGGCTGGTAAATCTGTAAGGATACAAAATGAGTAAGCTGTACGTTGGATCAGAAGTTGGTCAACTTAGACGAGTTCTACTAAATCGCCCTGAGCGCGCCCTAACCCACCTAACACCTTCAAACTGTCATGAGTTATTGTTTGATGATGTACTTGCGGTAGAAGCGGCAGGAGAAGAGCACGACGCTTTCGCTCGTACCCTGCGCGACCAAGACGTAGAAGTACTCCTGCTTCACGATTTACTAGTCGAAACCCTGGCTGTTCCGGAAGCAAAAACGTGGCTACTGAACACGCAGATATCTGATTTCCGTTACGGGCCGACCTTTGCTCGTGATCTGCGCGTGTATTTCTCAGAGATGGATAATGAGCACCTTGCATCGGTACTATTAGGTGGTTTGGCTTATTCTGAGCTACCTATTAAATCGTCCTCCATGCTACCGAAGATGAGACGTCCGTTAGACTTCGTTATTGAACCGCTGCCGAATCACCTGTTTACCCGCGAC is part of the Vibrio sp. B1FLJ16 genome and encodes:
- a CDS encoding DUF2061 domain-containing protein; this encodes MKKTLTFAALHFTIAFSVAYLLTGDILIGSLIAMIEPSVNTVAFYFHEKAWANIPALKARQTMTKLKTASFATVHFSVAFTVVYLLTGDAFIGGVMAMLEPSLNTVAYYFHEKVWLRKSANQMSVPHFGLHRHA
- the rraB gene encoding ribonuclease E inhibitor RraB; this translates as MSHEDEYLSVEELIEIQKEDTRDIIAALLEDGSDPDSLYEIEHHLFAEDFATLEKAVVEAFKMGFEVLEAEETEDEDGNKLLCCDATMESALDAEAIDAQVEKLVHLAEKYDIIYDGWGTYYEGEDALYPDEDEDEE